Below is a window of Pseudomonadota bacterium DNA.
AGCGCGGCATCCAAGACCGCCTCGACACGGTTCTGACCGTACTCGGCGATGGCGTTCTCGATCTGATGGGCGTGGGCGGCGGCCTGCTCCACCACGTGGAAACCGACCTGTTCCTGGGCGCGCCTGAACAGCAGGTTGTTCTTCGAGAAGTCCGCGTGGCCGAGGACGTGGGCGATGACCAGGGTGTTCTCCTGTACGCTGTTGGTGTTGGCCAGATAGGCCCGTCCAGGATTGCCCGGGAACACCACCTCGAAGATCTTGGAGTGGCCCATGCGGTGTTGGACCAGTTGATAGATGTAGCGCACGCCGAAGGACCAGTGCGGCATGCGCACCGGCAGGCCGTAGACCGCAACCTCCATCATGAAGCTCGGTGGGACCACCTCGAAATCGACCTCATAAAAATCGAGCCCGAGGCCGCGGGCCATGGCCTCTATGGGAGCGAGATAGGTGTCGGCGGCCCTGGCCATCATTTAGGCAGCCTCGGCACCCGCCTGCTGCTTGAAGAATCGGCGGATGCTGGGCCAGATGTCCTCATGGCTGGCCAAGGGAAAGCTGCCGATGGGGAGATCGACGGTGGCGAGGTCGTGGAACAGGACCCCCATCTGGGTGTCGAGGGCCTCGCTGGCGGCGTGGCTGATCTCCACGTAACCGATGAAGTTGAGCAGGGCGCTCAGTTGCTGCAACGCCGCCGCGGTGGGCTCCCGATCTTCGATGAAGTTATCGCCGTCCGAGGCGTAGAACAGATAGGCGTTGTAGCGAGCGGGGCTGTAGCGCGCGTGCAGGATGTCGAGCGCCAGGGTGAAGGCGCTCGAGGCCTGGGTGCCGCCCTGGGCCGTGACACGGAAGAACTCCGCCTCGGAGAACTCCCAGGCCATGGCCGTGTGGGCGATGAACACCGTGTTGATCTCGTGGTACTGGCGCCTGAGTCCCTGCAGAGCCCAGAAGAAGAAGGTCTTGGCGAGCTTGCGGTCTGCTTCCTCCATGCTGGAGGAGGCATCGAGCAGGAAGAAGATCACGGCGCGGGTCGCCGGGCGGCGGCGCCGCGCGAGCTGGCGAAAGCGTAGATCCTCGTTCGAGAACTCCGGCCCGTCGTGCTGGACCGAGCGGCGCTTGATGGCCTCTTTTAGGGTACGGCGCCGATCGAGCCGCGAACGCACGCCGCGCCGGTCCCAACCCTCGCGCACATATTGCTCATCGACCAGCGCGTCGCCGGGCCGGGGCTCGAGGTTCGGTAGCTCCAACTCCTCCCACAGCCAATCGACGATGTCGTCGATCTTGAGCTCCAGGACCAGCTCGAATCCGCCCATTTCGGATCCGCCGCCGCGGTCTCTGGGATCCAGGGGCGCCTGGCCGGGTCGCAGCAAATCACCCGGGTTCACCTGGCCGCGCTTGCCCTGACCGACGGATTGCTGCGCCTCCGGATCGCGCAAACGAAAGCGGTAGTGCTCGAGGAAGCGCACCGGGACCTGGACCGTGCGGTTGTCGGGACGCGAGATGACATCGGAGTTGGCGACGAGCTCCGGGAGATGTTCCTTGACGCTGTCCCGGACCTTGTCGTTGTGGCGCAGCCAATCGCGTGCCCCGCGAGAGAAGAGATCGTACCAATCGGCCTCTTTGGAGCCGTGCGACTGTTTGTCCTTGTCACTCGGGTTCATCGGCCCATGCGCCTTCGCTTACCTCACCCCGTCGAATTATACGCCTTACGATCGATGCAATGGCGATGGATGCAATGGCGCATCGATGTCAGGTCCGCCATTGTTTGCGCCCACCGGTCTCCGATCCCGCCTCACGAGCTTTTGTTTGTTCACACAGAAAGGGTCTTCTCCTTTTTATTCTTGAGACAGCAGGGTAGTGACATAATTCAACGCCTCCTTGGCACTGTGTTCGTCATAGCCGTATTCTTCAGCGAGCCGGCGCTGCACCGCCGAGATCTTCTGGCGTGCCTCCTCGTCGGGACGGGTCGTCGAGGTCACGAGCCGGAGCACATCGCGGCGCTCCTCGAACAGGTACTGCTCGATGGCCTGGTGCAGGCGCGCATGCGAATCGAGGGTGAACTTCTCGCCCTGCTTGTAGGCCACCATCGCCTTGCGTACCACCTCCTGGCGGAACGACACCTTGCCGGAGTCCGAGATGTTGATCTTCTCTTCGACCGCGCGCTTGAAGCGCTCGTCGGGCGGCCGCCGCTCGCCGGTGATGGGATCGACGATCTCGCGATGGTCGAGCGCCGCCTCCACCTCGTCGAGGTACTTCTCGAGCAGGCCCTGCGCCTCCTGCTCGAAGGAGGCGAATAGGGCCTTGTGGACGTCTTCCTTGACCCAGCGATTGTAGAAGTCCTTGCGGGCGATCACCAGAAAGTCCAGCCATTGGCGCTTCTGCTTGGCGTCCATGCGCGCATCGGACTCGATGGCGTCCTTGAGCGCGAGCAACACCTCCATGGTGGTCAGGCTCCGTGCCTCGCTCTTGCTGATGGCCTTGGACAGGGCGTTGATCACGAACCGCGGGCTCACCCCCGACATCCCTTCCTCGGGCGACTCGCCGCGGATCCGCTCGACCTCGGAGGGACTCACCCCCTCGACGTCCTCGCCGGCGTACAGCGACACCTTCTTGGTCAGATCGAGCCCCTCGCGCTCCGACTTATGGACGCGTGTCAGGACCGCGAACACGGCCGCGACCTGGAGCGCATGCGGGTCGAGGTGGACCTCGCGGAAGTTGGGTGCGGCCGAGATGAGCTTGGTGTAGATGCGCGCCTCGTCCTTGTAAGACAGGGTGTAGGGCACCTTGACGATGACCATGCGATCCAACAGGGCCTCGTTCTCGCGCTCTTGCAAAAACTTGTGGAACTCGGCGAGGTTGGTGTGCGCCAGGATCGTCTCGTCGAGGTAGATGAGCGGGAAGCGCGACACCTTGACGTTCTTTTCCTGGGTCAAGGTCAAGAGCAGATACAGGAACTCGCGCTTGACCTTGAGGATCTCGATCATTTCGAGCACCCCGCGGCTCGCCGCGTACACCGCCCCCGACCACGACCAGGCCCTGGGATCGCCTTCATCGCCGTACTTGCTCACCTTCGAGAGGTCCACGGACCCGACCAGATCGGCGATGTCGGCGGTGGTGGGATCATGCGGCGCGTAGGTGCCGATCCCGCTGCGTCCGGCCTCGGAGATAAAGATGCGATGCACCGGGAACTGCATGAAATCGCCGCTGAACTCCTCCTCCAGGCGCATGCGGCAGTAAGGACACACCTGCCCCGCGATCTCGACGCCGTAGGTCTCCCGGAAGTTGCCGCGCAGGGTGTGGGGCACCAGGTGCAGTGGGTTCTCGCTGGTCGGGCAGCCCTTGACCGCATAGAGGGCGCCATCGTCCGTGTGCGAGTATTCTTCCAGCCCGCGCTTCAAGAGGATCACCATCGTGGACTTGCCCCCCGAGGGCGGGCCCAGCAAGAGCAACAGCCTGCGCCCGACCTCGGAGCCCGCGCTCGCGGCCTTGAAGTAGTCGACAGCGCGCTCCAGGGCATCGTCGATCCCGAACAGCTCGTCGGCGAACAGGCCGTGCTGCTTGGGCTCTGCGTGCTCCTCACCGCCATCGAGACCGGCCCGCCGCAGCATGTCCCAGACATACTGGTGACTGTTGCGCGTGAGGCCGTGAGGGTGT
It encodes the following:
- a CDS encoding DUF444 family protein — protein: MNPSDKDKQSHGSKEADWYDLFSRGARDWLRHNDKVRDSVKEHLPELVANSDVISRPDNRTVQVPVRFLEHYRFRLRDPEAQQSVGQGKRGQVNPGDLLRPGQAPLDPRDRGGGSEMGGFELVLELKIDDIVDWLWEELELPNLEPRPGDALVDEQYVREGWDRRGVRSRLDRRRTLKEAIKRRSVQHDGPEFSNEDLRFRQLARRRRPATRAVIFFLLDASSSMEEADRKLAKTFFFWALQGLRRQYHEINTVFIAHTAMAWEFSEAEFFRVTAQGGTQASSAFTLALDILHARYSPARYNAYLFYASDGDNFIEDREPTAAALQQLSALLNFIGYVEISHAASEALDTQMGVLFHDLATVDLPIGSFPLASHEDIWPSIRRFFKQQAGAEAA
- a CDS encoding serine protein kinase, with the translated sequence MIGNHMTNDPQARFIDSLTAFTKEHQARHWEGSFAAFLGEVLPQHPHGLTRNSHQYVWDMLRRAGLDGGEEHAEPKQHGLFADELFGIDDALERAVDYFKAASAGSEVGRRLLLLLGPPSGGKSTMVILLKRGLEEYSHTDDGALYAVKGCPTSENPLHLVPHTLRGNFRETYGVEIAGQVCPYCRMRLEEEFSGDFMQFPVHRIFISEAGRSGIGTYAPHDPTTADIADLVGSVDLSKVSKYGDEGDPRAWSWSGAVYAASRGVLEMIEILKVKREFLYLLLTLTQEKNVKVSRFPLIYLDETILAHTNLAEFHKFLQERENEALLDRMVIVKVPYTLSYKDEARIYTKLISAAPNFREVHLDPHALQVAAVFAVLTRVHKSEREGLDLTKKVSLYAGEDVEGVSPSEVERIRGESPEEGMSGVSPRFVINALSKAISKSEARSLTTMEVLLALKDAIESDARMDAKQKRQWLDFLVIARKDFYNRWVKEDVHKALFASFEQEAQGLLEKYLDEVEAALDHREIVDPITGERRPPDERFKRAVEEKINISDSGKVSFRQEVVRKAMVAYKQGEKFTLDSHARLHQAIEQYLFEERRDVLRLVTSTTRPDEEARQKISAVQRRLAEEYGYDEHSAKEALNYVTTLLSQE